The sequence CGTCAAGCGCGTGCAGCTTACGAGCTTGGGCGGATTTGCGAATTTCGGGCGAAACGCCGTGAGCGGAGAACAGCAACACGCCGCCCTCGGGGACTTCTTCGATTGTGTCGACGAAGACCGCACCTTTTTCGCGAAAAGTCTTGACCACAAATTGGTTGTGGACGATCTCGTGGTAGACGTAGACCGGTGGGCCAAACTTTTGCAGTGTCAGGTCCAGCGAATCAATTGCCATGTTGACCCCGGCGCAGAAACCACGGGGAGCCGCCAAAATGATTTTCATGGGAGTCAATCTTTGAAGTCGCTGGCGGCGTTCAATCGCAGGCACCCAGCGTGTTTGTTCTTGGGGAGTTGGTCATCAGCTAGAATAACCGCAGAAGCCCCAAAACGTCCAACGGCCCCATTTCAGGCTGGTCCTCAACAGGTCTCTCATTGCCCTCCGCCACCACCTTCGATCGCACGGATGACCCCAGACCCGATTCGGGCTGCGCGGGGGTGGTTTCCAGCAAAATTATCCTTGATGAGGATGGCCGTGGTTGTTTTCGTGATGGTTTGGCGGAATCTCGCGCCGAGTGTCGCGCCATCGCGAAATCCAGTCGTGAAAATTTTTTGGTGGCGACGTGTTTGTTGCCGCGAGCGGTGCGTCAGCCGTTTTACGATTTGTATGCCTTTTGTCGCACGGCAGATGACCTAGCGGATGAATCAGGCAGCCCGGAAAAAGCCTTGGTTGCTCTGGAGAAGTACCGGCTTGCGGTCGCGGGGATGTATTCCCAGACGGAGCAAAACACGCAATGCGAGGGCATCTTCTTGGCGCTCGCGGACACGGTCCAGCGGTTTTCGATTCCTCGACAATTGCTGGACGATTTGCTGGACGCATTCGTTCAGGATCAATCGACGGTTGGCTATCGCGATGAAGAGCAGTTGCTGGACTACTGTCGCCGATCAGCCAACCCGGTCGGCCGAATGATCCTGCGGTTGGCAGATGCGGACACCGACGAAAACGTGTTGTTGTCAGATGAAATTTGCACCGCATTGCAGTTGGTCAATTTTTGGCAGGACGTTTCTCGCGATCGGCTGATTGGTCGCGTTTATCTCCCCGAGTCGATCATGCAAAGATTTGGGTTCGACGAAGACACCATCCGCCGAGTTTT comes from Rhodopirellula bahusiensis and encodes:
- the hpnC gene encoding squalene synthase HpnC produces the protein MAESRAECRAIAKSSRENFLVATCLLPRAVRQPFYDLYAFCRTADDLADESGSPEKALVALEKYRLAVAGMYSQTEQNTQCEGIFLALADTVQRFSIPRQLLDDLLDAFVQDQSTVGYRDEEQLLDYCRRSANPVGRMILRLADADTDENVLLSDEICTALQLVNFWQDVSRDRLIGRVYLPESIMQRFGFDEDTIRRVLNSGQTTPSEIREAIQFLCEQTRDRFHRGKPLVDRVPRWLNADLSLFIGGGLATIEAIEAIEFDVLRVRPVVRRSTQIRLLGRAMWQRFRFGRVSGGDSR